One Pseudomonas syringae CC1557 genomic window, CTGCGTCTGGATCGTGGCGAAGCCATCCTGTCGCTGGACCTTTCCGGTCACAGCCTGCACCAGCGCGGTTATCGTCTGCAGCAGGGCGCTGCGCCGCTGAAGGAAAACCTTGCCGCAGCGATCCTGATCAGAGCCGGCTGGCCGCGTATTGCTGCCGAGGGCGGCGCACTGGCTGACCCGATGTGTGGTGTCGGTACATTCCTGGTCGAGGCCGGCATGATCGCCGCTGACATCGCGCCCAATATCAAGCGTGAGCGCTGGGGTTTCTCTGCCTGGCTCGGTCACGTTCCGGCACTGTGGCGCAAGCTGCACGACGAAGCGCTGGCGCGTGCCGAAGCAGGCCTGGCCAAAACCCCTTCGTGGATTCGCGGTTACGAAGCCGATCCGCGTCTGATCCAGCCTGGCCGCAACAACATCGAGCGTGCTGGCCTGAGCGACTGGATCAAGGTCTATCAGGGTGAAGTCGCGACGTTCGAGCCGCGTCCTGATCAGAACCAGAAAGGCCTGGTGATCTGCAACCCTCCGTACGGCGAGCGTCTGGGTGATGAAGCCAGCCTGCTGTATCTCTACCAGAATCTGGGCGAGCGCCTGCGTCAGGCCTGCCTGAACTGGGAAGCTGCGGTGTTCACCGGCGCGCCTGATCTGGGCAAGCGCATGGGTATTCGCAGCCACAAGCAGTATTCGTTCTGGAACGGCGCCTTGCCGTGCAAGTTGTTGCTCATCAAGGTGACGCCCGACCAGTTCGTCACCGGCGAGCGTCGCACCCCGGAACAGCGTCAGGTCGAGCGTGACAACCCGGTCGAAGTTGAAGTAGTTGAAAGAAAACTCAACAAGAACGGCAACCCGATCAAGCCGGAACCGGTGGTGGTCGAGCAGGCGCGCCTGAGCGAGGGCGGACAGATGTTTGCCAACCGCCTGCAAAAGAACCTCAAATTGATGGGCAAGTGGGTGCGCCGTGAGGGCATCGATTGCTACCGTGTGTACGATGCCGACATGCCTGAATACTCATTGGCAATCGACCTGTATCACGACTGGGTGCACGTCCAGGAATACGCCGCGCCCAAGACCATCGACCCGGAAAAGGCTTCGGCCCGACTGTTCGACGCGCTGGCAGCCATTCCGCAGGCGCTGAACATCGACAAGAGTCGCGTGGTGATCAAACGTCGCGAGCGTCAGAGTGGCACCAAGCAGTACGAACGCCAGAGTGCTCAGGGCCAATTTCTGGAAGTCAGCGAAGGCGGCGTCAAGCTGCTGGTCAACCTGACCGACTATCTGGACACCGGTCTGTTTCTCGATCACCGTCCGATGCGCATGCGTATTCAGCGTGAGGCGGCGGGCAAGCGCTTCCTGAACCTGTTTGCCTACACGGCGACGGCCAGTGTGCATGCCGCCAAGGGCGGTGCGCGCAGCACCACCAGCGTCGACCTGTCGCGGACCTATCTTGACTGGGCGCGGCGCAATCTGTCGCTGAACGGTTTTTCCGACAAGAACCGCCTGGAGCAGGGCGACGTGATGGCCTGGCTGCAGGCCAATCGTGACGAGTACGAGCTAATCTTCATCGATCCGCCGACGTTCTCGAACTCCAAGCGCATGGAAGGCATTTTCGACGTGCAGCGTGATCAGGTCGAGCTGATAGACCTGGCAATGGCCCGTCTGGCGCCGGGCGGTGTGTTGTATTTCTCCAACAACTTCCGCAAGTTCGTGCTCGATGAAAATCTGAGCCAGCGCTATGCGGTCGAAGACATCACTGCACAGACCATCGATCCGGACTTTGCCCGCAACGGCAAGATCCACCGCGCCTGGAAAATCATGGCGCGCGCTTG contains:
- the rlmKL gene encoding bifunctional 23S rRNA (guanine(2069)-N(7))-methyltransferase RlmK/23S rRNA (guanine(2445)-N(2))-methyltransferase RlmL; this translates as MSDRYELFLTCPKGLEGLLAEEATALGLQETREHTSAIRGSADMETAYRLCLWSRLANRVLLVLKRFPMKDAEDLYHGVLDVEWHDHLESEGTIAVEFSGHGSGIDNTHFGALKVKDAIVDKLRTPEGERPSVDKINPDLRVHLRLDRGEAILSLDLSGHSLHQRGYRLQQGAAPLKENLAAAILIRAGWPRIAAEGGALADPMCGVGTFLVEAGMIAADIAPNIKRERWGFSAWLGHVPALWRKLHDEALARAEAGLAKTPSWIRGYEADPRLIQPGRNNIERAGLSDWIKVYQGEVATFEPRPDQNQKGLVICNPPYGERLGDEASLLYLYQNLGERLRQACLNWEAAVFTGAPDLGKRMGIRSHKQYSFWNGALPCKLLLIKVTPDQFVTGERRTPEQRQVERDNPVEVEVVERKLNKNGNPIKPEPVVVEQARLSEGGQMFANRLQKNLKLMGKWVRREGIDCYRVYDADMPEYSLAIDLYHDWVHVQEYAAPKTIDPEKASARLFDALAAIPQALNIDKSRVVIKRRERQSGTKQYERQSAQGQFLEVSEGGVKLLVNLTDYLDTGLFLDHRPMRMRIQREAAGKRFLNLFAYTATASVHAAKGGARSTTSVDLSRTYLDWARRNLSLNGFSDKNRLEQGDVMAWLQANRDEYELIFIDPPTFSNSKRMEGIFDVQRDQVELIDLAMARLAPGGVLYFSNNFRKFVLDENLSQRYAVEDITAQTIDPDFARNGKIHRAWKIMARA